A region of Chelonoidis abingdonii isolate Lonesome George chromosome 8, CheloAbing_2.0, whole genome shotgun sequence DNA encodes the following proteins:
- the LOC116829120 gene encoding tumor necrosis factor ligand superfamily member 10-like produces MDSQQQNNQQYFRSDSSDSSACMMGAGAGHKDEPGSGKRRKKHCSPVWIAMAVMSILALQIASTTGLFVYFTMSISKLKAQTQGSSEELKCLQLINKLQEVSDLEELIGNQSCLKLANSIKSYVTMVTENIIHRSALKEARRSYFNSSSGQLSTRAPGKPSAHLTLRQQSPSQDGSSAHFGELSQSCRHPITRWEDKTMHSHLQNITYRDGKLRVSQAGKYYIYSQIYFRYPSEGVSARISGHQLVQCINRETSYGQPILLLKGVGTKCWAPEADYGLHALYQGGLFELKAGDELFVSVSSLAIDYDDTAASYFGAFRLEL; encoded by the exons ATGGACAGCCAGCAGCAGAATAACCAGCAGTATTTCCGATCGGATAGCAGCGACTCCTCAGCATGCATGATGGGGGCCGGAGCAGGTCATAAGGACGAGCCCGGCTCcgggaagaggagaaagaagcaTTGCAGCCCGGTGTGGATCGCCATGGCTGTGATGTCCATCCTGGCTCTGCAGATCGCCTCTACCACGGGGCTCTTCGTGTATTTCACCATGTCGATTTCCAAG TTAAAAGCCCAGACTCAGGGGAGCTCAGAGGAGCTGAAGTGTTTGCAGCTGATCAACAAATTGCAGGAAGTCTCAGACttggaggagctgattggcaaCCAGTCCTGCCTCAAGCTGGCCAATAGCATCAAATCCTATGTGACCATG GTGACAGAGAACATTATCCACAGGAGCGCACTGAAGG AAGCCAGGAGGAGCTATTTCAACAGCTCCAGTGGGCAGCTGTCTACAAGAGCACCTGGCAAGCCCTCTGCCCACCTCACCCTCCGGCAGCAGAGCCCTTCCCAGGATG GAAGCTCAGCCCACTTTGGGGAGCTCTCCCAGTCCTGCCGACACCCCATCACCAGGTGGGAGGACAAGACCATGCACTCACATCTCCAGAACATCACCTACCGAGATGGCAAGCTGCGGGTGAGCCAGGCGGGCAAGTACTACATCTACTCGCAGATCTACTTCCGCTACCCCAGCGAGGGCGTCTCAGCCCGCATCTCGGGGCACCAGCTAGTACAGTGCATCAACCGCGAGACCTCCTATGGGCAGCCCATCCTGTTGCTCAAGGGCGTCGGCACCAAGTGCTGGGCACCCGAGGCAGACTATGGCCTGCATGCCCTCTACCAGGGCGGCCTCTTCGAGCTCAAGGCCGGTGACGAGCTTTTCGTCTCCGTCTCATCCCTGGCCATCGATTACGATGATACAGCGGCCAGTTACTTCGGGGCCTTCCGGCTCGAActgtga